The following are encoded in a window of Brevibacillus ruminantium genomic DNA:
- a CDS encoding DJ-1/PfpI family protein, whose protein sequence is MSKKVLIVTGDAVEALEVFYPYYRCLEEGLETVIASPTKKTLHTVCHDFEAHSETYTEKPAYQLASHIAFADVNAEEYDGLIIPGGRAPEYIRLNEHLKPILAHFFEANKPVAAICHGSQVLALVSEHVRDREMTAYQACRPDVEACGAVYRTEPLHVHNNLVSAHAWPDLPGFMKEFLRLLREG, encoded by the coding sequence ATGAGCAAGAAAGTGTTGATCGTGACGGGAGATGCGGTAGAGGCTCTGGAAGTGTTTTATCCGTATTATCGTTGTCTGGAGGAAGGATTGGAGACCGTCATTGCATCGCCCACGAAAAAAACGCTGCATACCGTTTGCCATGATTTCGAAGCCCACAGCGAAACCTACACGGAAAAACCAGCCTATCAGCTCGCTTCCCACATCGCTTTTGCCGATGTGAATGCGGAGGAATACGACGGTCTGATCATTCCGGGCGGCCGCGCACCTGAGTATATCCGGCTGAACGAGCATCTCAAGCCGATTCTGGCTCATTTCTTTGAAGCAAACAAACCGGTCGCCGCCATTTGCCACGGGTCACAGGTGCTGGCGCTGGTCAGTGAGCATGTCCGTGATCGCGAAATGACAGCCTATCAGGCATGCCGTCCAGATGTGGAAGCGTGTGGAGCTGTTTATCGCACCGAGCCTTTGCATGTTCACAACAATCTGGTCTCTGCTCATGCTTGGCCGGACCTGCCCGGCTTTATGAAAGAGTTCCTGCGCCTGCTGCGGGAAGGTTGA
- the larC gene encoding nickel pincer cofactor biosynthesis protein LarC produces MRIAYLDCFSGISGDMLLAALVDAGASRENIERELRKLPLGDFRMEWKKVVKKGVSALKLDVVDEELEKLKSFKTLPVLSIGHSHHHDHDHSHDHGHHHHDHDHSHDHGYHHHHDHDHSHDHSHHHRRYSEIAAMIDAADFSPRVTARAQAIFAKIAVAEAKIHDVPVETVHFHEVGALDSIVDVVGIALALEELQIDQVYSGPVPTGNGYVRCDHGLYPVPAPATMEMLKGIPLRSTEIQKELTTPTGAGVAAGIVQEFGPLPAMTVEAIGYGAGTRDLPDQPNVLRVLVGTL; encoded by the coding sequence TTGCGCATTGCCTATTTGGATTGTTTTTCTGGAATAAGTGGAGATATGCTGCTGGCTGCTCTCGTCGACGCGGGGGCCAGCCGCGAAAATATTGAGCGCGAGCTGCGCAAACTGCCGCTCGGCGATTTCCGCATGGAGTGGAAAAAAGTCGTGAAAAAAGGGGTAAGCGCCTTAAAGCTGGATGTGGTTGACGAAGAGCTGGAAAAGCTCAAATCTTTCAAAACCTTGCCTGTCCTGAGCATCGGGCACAGTCATCATCACGACCATGATCACAGCCACGATCACGGGCATCACCACCACGACCATGATCACAGCCACGATCACGGGTATCACCATCATCACGACCATGATCACAGCCATGATCACAGCCATCACCATCGCCGCTACAGCGAGATCGCTGCGATGATTGACGCGGCCGATTTTTCCCCGCGTGTGACGGCGCGCGCCCAAGCGATTTTTGCGAAAATTGCCGTCGCGGAGGCGAAAATCCACGATGTCCCCGTTGAGACCGTCCATTTTCACGAGGTCGGAGCACTCGATTCGATCGTGGATGTCGTGGGTATCGCCCTGGCTTTGGAAGAGTTGCAAATTGATCAGGTGTACAGCGGTCCCGTCCCGACAGGAAACGGCTATGTCCGCTGTGATCACGGCCTTTACCCGGTGCCTGCCCCTGCTACAATGGAAATGCTCAAAGGCATCCCGCTGCGCAGCACCGAAATTCAAAAAGAGCTGACGACTCCAACTGGAGCCGGTGTTGCAGCCGGCATCGTTCAAGAGTTCGGTCCGCTTCCGGCCATGACCGTGGAAGCGATCGGGTATGGTGCTGGCACCCGGGACTTGCCCGATCAGCCCAATGTCCTTCGCGTGCTCGTTGGGACGCTGTAG
- a CDS encoding ATP-binding protein has product MRIDELSIKGFGKWQDAHFQFAPGLNLITAPNERGKTTLLQAIFASLYGMKRDYVRSARYLPEYERYLPWHASSYETVVLYELDGKQYRLHRRLEKEREQAQIYLDPDWSEVTYLYQEDRRKERNFLELHLGLTRSLFTDLTWIRRKPLESAEYLLPSLFGSGETDPAVNRMLAELERELALIGKKERAENTLLGKATALVASKERELAEAEESWRGVQKLTRQLAVWEIRRQELERSLERVNQRLLLMQRQEQDRQNRWQRSFSEASPEDWYRWEQEAQTEAERRLHRQAGERWRAMEESSVEESLNQADDTEERSRLEKMEDAYQKAVLLRKELNACREQAHLLAQSALYTSPAGQSRAAARQTGETSAPGRAAARSQRGNRRGTVRFWWTGSLIGLFAAAALFAAGYALPGSLVSAAAAAAAFGGVMALRNRQRGKGLTVPQQEWQKYQDKAALCEGELHQLLQEWQAADWDDFLIRREELKRSAEGAKASLAAQEWRRQEQKAELLREWGDAFRVLLEQEKALQDHERNTAKQERERISEELLSLREQIAHASGEIGGQDEVSLAGVRSEYEEAAKALRQLQMKREALSLARDTLQQTLKEWNRDISPALNQIASGIMATVTDGKYEDVRLDPHAQFDVKVWEAGHQRIVEQDQCSQGTQDQLYFAQRLALLRHVSAQSEPLPIFLDDHFVHYDAERLEAALQALLELAEEHQVFLFSCTEREQVHLQPLMEASHRHRLHTLRV; this is encoded by the coding sequence GTGAGAATCGACGAGCTTTCGATCAAAGGCTTTGGCAAATGGCAGGATGCCCATTTTCAGTTTGCACCGGGACTCAACCTGATCACTGCTCCCAATGAGCGAGGAAAGACGACGCTGCTGCAGGCCATTTTTGCCTCCCTATACGGCATGAAACGGGACTATGTCCGCTCTGCGCGATATTTGCCCGAATACGAGCGCTACCTGCCTTGGCATGCGAGCAGCTACGAGACCGTGGTGCTGTACGAGCTGGACGGCAAACAGTACCGGCTGCACCGCCGCCTCGAAAAAGAGCGGGAGCAGGCACAGATTTACCTCGATCCCGACTGGTCTGAAGTGACGTATTTGTATCAGGAGGACCGAAGAAAAGAACGCAATTTTCTCGAATTGCATCTCGGTTTGACGCGCAGCCTGTTTACCGATTTGACCTGGATCAGGCGAAAACCTTTGGAATCGGCAGAGTATCTGCTGCCATCATTGTTTGGCAGCGGCGAGACCGACCCGGCCGTGAACAGAATGCTGGCCGAGCTGGAGCGGGAGTTAGCCCTGATCGGAAAAAAGGAGCGGGCTGAAAACACGTTGCTTGGAAAGGCAACTGCTTTGGTTGCGAGCAAAGAGCGGGAGCTGGCGGAAGCGGAAGAAAGCTGGAGAGGTGTGCAAAAACTGACCCGGCAATTGGCGGTTTGGGAAATCAGGCGGCAAGAGCTGGAGCGCAGTCTGGAGCGGGTTAATCAAAGGCTGCTTTTGATGCAGAGGCAGGAGCAGGATCGGCAAAACAGATGGCAGCGCAGCTTTTCAGAGGCAAGTCCGGAAGACTGGTACAGATGGGAGCAGGAAGCGCAAACGGAGGCAGAGCGCAGGCTGCACCGACAGGCCGGTGAGCGGTGGCGCGCGATGGAAGAATCGAGCGTGGAAGAAAGCTTGAACCAAGCGGATGATACAGAAGAGCGATCCCGTCTGGAAAAGATGGAGGACGCCTATCAGAAGGCGGTTTTGCTGCGAAAAGAGCTGAATGCGTGCAGGGAGCAGGCCCATTTGCTCGCACAGTCTGCTTTGTATACAAGCCCAGCAGGCCAGAGTCGGGCTGCTGCCAGGCAAACAGGGGAGACAAGCGCCCCGGGGAGAGCAGCAGCCCGGTCACAACGGGGAAATCGTCGCGGTACAGTCCGCTTCTGGTGGACAGGCAGTCTGATCGGTTTGTTTGCAGCGGCAGCACTCTTTGCAGCAGGCTATGCATTGCCCGGCAGTCTCGTCTCGGCAGCTGCTGCGGCCGCAGCATTCGGCGGCGTCATGGCGCTTCGAAACAGGCAGAGGGGAAAAGGACTTACCGTTCCACAGCAGGAGTGGCAAAAATATCAGGACAAAGCGGCCCTTTGTGAAGGAGAGCTGCATCAGCTTTTGCAGGAGTGGCAGGCAGCGGATTGGGATGATTTTCTGATCAGGCGCGAAGAGTTGAAACGAAGCGCAGAAGGAGCGAAAGCCAGTCTGGCTGCCCAGGAATGGAGGCGGCAGGAACAAAAAGCAGAACTGCTCAGAGAGTGGGGAGATGCTTTTCGAGTCTTGCTGGAACAGGAAAAAGCGCTCCAAGATCATGAACGGAATACTGCAAAGCAAGAACGGGAGCGCATCAGCGAAGAACTGCTATCGCTCCGAGAGCAAATCGCCCATGCCTCTGGAGAAATCGGCGGACAGGATGAGGTGTCTCTGGCCGGCGTGCGCAGTGAGTATGAAGAAGCGGCGAAAGCTTTGCGTCAACTGCAGATGAAGCGCGAAGCCCTGTCACTTGCCCGCGATACCCTGCAACAGACGCTCAAGGAGTGGAACCGAGACATCTCACCGGCACTGAATCAAATCGCGTCCGGGATCATGGCGACGGTCACGGATGGAAAATACGAGGATGTCCGGCTTGATCCTCACGCGCAGTTTGATGTAAAGGTTTGGGAGGCGGGTCATCAGCGGATTGTCGAGCAAGACCAATGCTCGCAGGGGACACAGGATCAGCTTTACTTTGCCCAGCGGCTGGCACTGCTCCGGCATGTCAGTGCACAAAGCGAGCCGTTGCCCATTTTTCTGGATGACCATTTTGTTCACTACGACGCCGAAAGGCTGGAAGCTGCCTTGCAGGCGCTCCTGGAGCTTGCCGAAGAACATCAGGTGTTTTTGTTTAGCTGTACAGAACGTGAACAGGTACATTTGCAGCCGTTAATGGAAGCCTCTCATCGCCATCGCCTTCATACTTTACGGGTGTAA
- a CDS encoding ornithine cyclodeaminase, nickel-pincer nucleotide-dependent, with product MKRVIEVRGHIIRDNILKQIDASVVQYNGHYRVLELSVGDQVDDESVAKIALDLPEDKLDLILNELINLGCTIPTGEEAPTIKLAEKDKVVPDDFYSTTNHATEVYLQGKWVRAKYQRMDACLVVKGEEVHCVKLRDIKKDDQVICGSNGVRLVHQQTEERSSEFSFMNNEVSSERRVEVIVKQLAEEMHSIRKRNGRIVFVAGPVVIHTGGQEAFQNMIRKGYVNALLSGNALAVHDIERALFGTSLGVNLDTGSVVRGGHKNHMRAINAINRSGSIAEAVTDHTLQSGIMYECVKHQVPFVLAGSIRDDGPLPDTLMDLIEAQAQYADQVADAEMVVMLSTMLHAIGTGNMMPSWIKTVCVDINPAVVTKLMDRGSAQTVGVVTDVGLFLTMLNKELN from the coding sequence ATTGAAGTGCGCGGTCACATTATCCGCGACAATATTCTCAAACAGATCGATGCTTCCGTCGTGCAGTACAACGGCCACTACCGCGTGCTGGAACTGTCCGTAGGAGATCAAGTGGACGATGAATCGGTTGCCAAAATCGCGCTTGATCTTCCGGAGGACAAGCTCGATCTGATCCTCAACGAACTGATCAACCTGGGCTGTACGATTCCTACAGGGGAAGAGGCCCCGACAATCAAACTGGCCGAGAAGGATAAAGTTGTACCGGACGATTTCTACTCGACGACCAATCACGCCACCGAAGTATATCTTCAGGGCAAATGGGTCCGCGCCAAGTATCAACGGATGGATGCTTGTCTGGTTGTGAAAGGCGAAGAAGTGCACTGCGTCAAGCTGCGGGATATCAAAAAAGACGATCAGGTGATTTGCGGCAGCAACGGCGTTCGCCTCGTTCATCAACAAACGGAGGAGCGCTCCTCTGAGTTTTCCTTTATGAATAATGAAGTCAGTTCAGAGCGACGGGTTGAAGTTATCGTCAAGCAGTTGGCCGAAGAAATGCACAGCATCCGTAAACGAAACGGACGGATAGTATTTGTCGCAGGTCCTGTTGTCATTCATACTGGGGGCCAGGAAGCCTTCCAGAATATGATTCGCAAAGGCTATGTAAACGCCCTGCTCTCCGGCAATGCGCTGGCTGTCCACGATATCGAGCGCGCTCTTTTCGGGACATCCCTGGGCGTAAACTTAGATACCGGGTCAGTAGTTCGCGGGGGTCATAAAAACCATATGCGGGCGATCAATGCCATCAATCGGTCCGGGTCGATTGCGGAGGCTGTCACCGATCATACGCTGCAAAGCGGCATCATGTACGAATGCGTCAAACATCAGGTCCCCTTTGTGCTGGCCGGGTCAATTCGCGATGATGGCCCCCTCCCCGATACCCTGATGGATCTGATCGAAGCACAGGCCCAATACGCAGACCAGGTGGCCGATGCCGAGATGGTCGTGATGCTTTCCACGATGCTTCATGCGATCGGCACCGGAAACATGATGCCGAGCTGGATCAAAACCGTATGTGTAGACATCAATCCCGCTGTCGTGACCAAGCTGATGGACCGCGGTTCAGCACAGACCGTCGGCGTCGTGACGGATGTCGGACTGTTCCTGACCATGCTGAACAAGGAACTGAACTGA
- the larC2 gene encoding nickel pincer cofactor biosynthesis protein LarC2: MKIIIRSDESFFLHTAVEPLLRLAEGRPAPSQEESELSQEEALRRFETVSEAVERYRPFLSAEAWQREIDALKKLLACFQIPEKDQPSAEFYVLPLTIPAGLPLALLPLLEGWEVKEEIQNPSSQFSPVAMIWLKEIGAKPVTSLNGNISRVEMGDGVAVLSVKAEETGGRKDSLPIVHEFRKHDVEHIDTGMMLMQANVDDCSPEWMAHAMERLFEAGANDVHFIPVTMKKSRPGILVQVLCYQSKVEELTTILFQETSTFGVRYFPAACHRLARQFLTVKTTWGGVPVKIGIHRGKRVQCSPEYAVCARLAKEAGVSVKEVHQEALMLAMKQV, translated from the coding sequence ATGAAGATTATCATACGAAGTGACGAATCGTTCTTTTTACATACAGCAGTCGAACCGCTGCTTCGTCTGGCGGAAGGCCGACCGGCTCCATCGCAGGAAGAGAGCGAACTGTCCCAGGAAGAGGCTCTGCGGCGATTTGAAACAGTCTCAGAAGCGGTCGAGAGGTACCGCCCGTTTCTGTCAGCGGAAGCGTGGCAGCGTGAAATCGACGCCTTGAAAAAGCTGCTCGCCTGCTTTCAGATACCAGAGAAGGACCAGCCAAGCGCTGAATTCTATGTCCTGCCTTTGACGATCCCTGCTGGACTTCCTCTGGCCCTACTTCCACTGTTGGAGGGCTGGGAAGTTAAAGAAGAAATACAAAACCCCTCTTCACAATTTTCACCTGTGGCGATGATATGGTTAAAAGAAATCGGAGCAAAGCCGGTAACGTCGCTGAACGGAAACATCAGCCGCGTCGAAATGGGCGATGGCGTAGCTGTCCTTTCGGTGAAGGCGGAAGAAACCGGGGGGCGAAAAGATTCGCTGCCGATTGTTCATGAGTTTCGCAAGCACGATGTGGAGCATATCGATACCGGAATGATGCTTATGCAGGCGAACGTGGACGATTGCAGTCCGGAGTGGATGGCTCATGCCATGGAACGGCTCTTCGAAGCGGGGGCAAATGACGTTCATTTTATCCCGGTTACGATGAAAAAAAGTCGTCCGGGAATCCTGGTGCAAGTGTTGTGCTACCAAAGCAAAGTGGAGGAGCTGACAACCATCCTGTTTCAAGAGACCAGCACTTTTGGCGTCCGGTATTTTCCCGCAGCTTGCCATCGGCTGGCAAGGCAGTTCCTCACAGTAAAAACAACCTGGGGGGGAGTACCGGTAAAAATAGGCATTCATCGCGGAAAAAGGGTGCAATGCTCCCCGGAATATGCCGTATGCGCCCGGCTGGCCAAGGAAGCAGGAGTCTCGGTAAAGGAAGTACATCAAGAAGCGCTCATGCTCGCCATGAAACAGGTGTAG
- a CDS encoding metallophosphoesterase family protein produces the protein MLSFIHTADIHLDAPVYTSSLSYELRQDDFRRTMRKIRDLVWEKQADFWLIAGDLMELHGGRRATAVFLRDLFASVAPTPVCIAPGNHDPWRTDSYYQSMEWPGNVFWFTPEWGVYEFPEKSCVIYGWGFPQPHVYESPLLDFPGKLDGYRHHLMVLHASVIHSGGEEHHPYAPITLDEMARTGMDYIALGHIHKPALFPHPQHKKVFAAYPGSPEGLSVKEDGPRHVLYGELGEEGQLKLEEIPVQTRMILKREVEVQGAETMEQLVDRVEQALSDVQDGQILAVTLTGERPAHFSPAIEVLQQRFTRFFSIRFADKTRPDLDVEKLIAEGGIWGRWVKKLLEEEAAAEDEQQREVARMAVKEALDRIGGVIG, from the coding sequence ATGTTGTCATTTATCCATACGGCGGACATCCATCTGGATGCGCCTGTTTATACTTCGTCGCTCTCTTATGAATTAAGGCAGGATGATTTTCGTCGGACGATGCGGAAGATTCGGGATCTGGTATGGGAAAAGCAGGCCGATTTCTGGCTGATCGCCGGTGACCTGATGGAACTGCATGGAGGGAGAAGAGCGACGGCCGTGTTTTTGCGCGATCTGTTTGCCAGTGTGGCACCGACACCCGTCTGCATTGCGCCGGGCAATCATGACCCATGGAGAACGGATTCCTACTACCAGTCCATGGAGTGGCCGGGCAATGTATTTTGGTTTACGCCGGAGTGGGGTGTCTACGAATTCCCGGAAAAATCCTGCGTGATCTACGGCTGGGGCTTTCCGCAGCCGCATGTGTACGAATCTCCATTGCTCGATTTCCCCGGAAAACTGGACGGCTACCGGCACCATCTCATGGTGCTTCATGCCAGCGTAATCCACAGCGGGGGAGAGGAGCATCACCCCTATGCCCCGATCACGCTGGACGAGATGGCCCGCACCGGGATGGACTACATCGCGCTGGGCCATATTCACAAGCCCGCTTTGTTTCCGCATCCGCAACACAAGAAAGTTTTTGCCGCCTATCCTGGCTCGCCGGAAGGGCTGTCTGTCAAAGAAGACGGCCCGCGCCATGTTCTATATGGCGAGCTTGGTGAGGAGGGACAGTTGAAACTGGAGGAGATTCCGGTTCAAACCCGGATGATTCTCAAACGGGAGGTAGAGGTGCAGGGGGCAGAGACGATGGAGCAGCTTGTGGACCGGGTGGAGCAAGCGCTGTCCGATGTGCAGGATGGGCAGATTTTGGCTGTCACGCTGACAGGAGAGCGTCCCGCTCATTTTTCTCCTGCCATAGAGGTGCTGCAGCAGCGTTTTACCCGTTTCTTTTCCATTCGGTTTGCTGACAAAACCAGGCCGGATCTGGATGTAGAGAAGCTGATCGCCGAAGGGGGAATCTGGGGACGTTGGGTAAAAAAGCTGTTGGAGGAAGAGGCGGCAGCAGAGGATGAACAGCAGCGGGAAGTAGCTCGTATGGCTGTGAAAGAAGCGCTGGATCGGATAGGGGGAGTCATCGGGTGA